AAGCAATGAAGTACAAATCGAAGGCCGAGAGGCCGGGGAAAGGTTTCAAAAGCGTCGGCGACAGGGACGTCGCCGCCGCAGCGTACAGGGATGTATTTACAGCGGTTTTGAAACCTTTCACCGGCCTCTTGGCCGCCACCCAAACAGGAACAATGCTCCGGATTAAGAAACTACGGAGTGCTAAACAAGATTTACGCCAACCGCCAGCTGCGGAAAAAGGAGAAGCTCACAATGAGTGAATACAGCATCTTTACCTCGGAGTCTGTCTCCGAAGGCCATCCGGACAAAATTGCCGACCAGATTTCCGATGCGGTTCTGGACGCCCTGCTGGCGCGCGACAAAAACGCCCGCGTTGCCTGCGAAACCCTGGTGAAAACCGGCATCGCCGTGATCGCCGGTGAAATCAGCACCTCCGCTTGGGTCGACCTCGAAGACCTGGTGCGTAAAGTCATCACCGACATCGGCTACACCTCCTCCGACGTCGGCTACGACGGCGAAACCTGTGGTGTGATCAACGTTATCGGCAAACAGTCCGTGGATATCGCCCAGGGCGTCGACCGCGTAAAACCGGAGGACCAGGGTGCCGGTGACCAGGGCCTGATGTTCGGCTACGCCACCGACGAAACCCCCACCTTCATGCCCTCCCCGGTCTACTACGCGCACCGTCTGGTGGAGCGTCAGGCAGAAGCGCGCAAGTCCGGCCTGCTGCCGTGGCTGCGCCCGGATGCGAAAAGCCAGGTGACCTTCCGCTACGACGAAAGCGGCAAACCCTGCGCCATCGACGCCGTGGTCCTGTCCACCCAGCACAATGAAGAAGTCAGCCAGGAAGACCTGCGCGAAGCGGTACTCGAGCTGATCGTACATCACGTACTGCCGGCAGAACTGCTGCACGAAGATACCAAGTTCCACATCAACCCCACCGGCAAGTTCGTCATCGGTGGTCCCGTGGGCGATTGTGGTCTTACCGGCCGTAAAATTATCGTCGACACCTACGGCGGTTCCGCTCGTCACGGCGGCGGTGCCTTCTCCGGCAAAGACCCGTCCAAGGTGGACCGCTCCGCGGCTTACGCCGGTCGCTACGTGGCGAAGAATATCGTCGCCGCCGGCCTCGCCAACCGTTGTGAAATCCAGGTGTCCTACGCCATTGGCGTGGCCGAGCCGACTTCCGTATCCATCAACACTTTCGGCACCGGCAAAGTGAGCGATGACAAACTGATCGAACTGGTGCGGGAAAACTTCGACCTGCGTCCCTACGCCATCTCCAAGGCACTGGACCTGCTGCATCCCATGTATCAGCTGACCGCCGCTTACGGCCACTTCGGCCGCGAGCCGTTCGAGCACACCTACCAGTGGACCGACAGCAACGGCAAGCAGCAGACTGAAACCTTTACCGCCTTCCCGTGGGAAAAAACCGACAAAGCAGAAACCCTGCGCGCACAGGCAGGCATCTAAACAGGTTGGGCAGGCCACAAGTCCGCCCAGCATTCGCCAGGCAAAACCCGAGCGACAACCCAGAGATTTAGGACATGAACCAGATGAGCACCGAATTCAAAGACTTTAAAGTAGCCGACATCAGCCTCGCCGATTGGGGCCGCAAAGAAATCGAAATCGCCGAAGGCGAAATGCCGGCCCTGATTACCCTGCGCGAGAAATACCGCGCAGAGCAGCCGCTGGCCGGCGCCCGCATTATGGGCTGTATCCACATGACCATTCAGACCGCAGTACTGATCGAAACCCTGGTCGCCCTGGGCGCGGAAGTACGCTGGTCTTCGTGCAATATTTTCTCCACCCAGGATCACGCTGCCGCGGCCATCGCCGCCAGCGGTGTACCGGTATTCGCCTGGAAAGGCGAAACCGAAGAGGAATACGAGTGGTGCCTGGAGCGCACCATCGGCGCGGACGTGGCCGGCTGGCAGCCGAACCTGATCCTCGACGACGGCGGTGACCTCACCGAGCTGCTGCACCGCAAATATCCGGAGCTGCTGGACAAGTGTCACGGTATCAGTGAAGAAACCACCACCGGCGTGCATCGCCTGCAGGACATGCTGAAAGCTGGCACCCTGAAAGTACCGGCGATCAACGTCAACGACGCTGTCACCAAGAGCAAGAACGACAACAAATACGGCTGTCGCCACAGCCTGAACGACGCCATCAAGCGCGGCACCGACCACCTGCTGGCCGGCAAGAAAGCGCTGGTGATCGGCTACGGCGATGTGGGTAAAGGCTCTGCCGCCTCCCTGCGCCAGGAAGGCATGATCGTGAAAGTCACCGAAGTGGATCCGATCTGTGCGATGCAGGCCTGCATGGACGGCTTCGAGCTGGTTTCCCCGTATATCAACGGCGTCAACGACGGCAGCGAATCCTGCATCAACAAGGCACTGCTGGCGAACACCGACCTGATTGTGACCACCACCGGCAACGTGAATGTGTGCGACGCGAATATGCTGAAGGCGCTCAAGTCCGGCGCTGTGGTTTCCAACATCGGGCACTTCGATAACGAGATCGACACCGCCTTCATGCGTGAAAACTGGGAATGGCAGGAAGTGAAACCCCAGGTGCACAAGATCGTGCGCAACGCCGACAACAACGATCACCTGTTGCTGCTGTCCGAAGGACGCCTGGTCAACCTGGGCAATGCCACCGGCCACCCGAGCCGCATCATGGACGGTTCCTTTGCCAACCAGGTGCTGGCACAGATCCACCTGTACAAGGAAAAGTTTGCCGAACTACCGGCGGACCAGAAAGTTTCCGCGCTGTACGTAAAAGTACTGCCGAAACACCTGGACGAAGAAGTGGCCAAGTACATGGTGGAAGGTTTCGGCGGTGTAATCACCCGCATGACCGAAGATCAGGCCAACTATATTGGCGTATCCGTAGACGGCCCTTACAAGCCGGAAAGTTACAAGTATTAAGCCTTTGGTTACTGGATGCCGGCCTGCGCCGGCATGACGATGGAATAGATTGATTCGTCACCCCGGACCTGATCCGGGATCCAGAAAGACCGAGGGAATGGAACAGAACATGAGTCAATTACGTATCAGCTTTGAGTTTTTCCCACCCAAGACCGAACAGGGTCGGGAAAAGCTGTACAACACCCGCGAACAATTGCAGGCGTTCAACCCGGCGTTCTTCTCGCTGACCTATGGTGCCGGCGGTACCACCCGCGACACCACGGCGAACATCGTCACCGGCCTGCGTAAGGATGGTATTTCCATCGCCCCGCACCTGTCCTTCGGCGGCGACAATGAAGAGATCGTGCTCGGATTGCTGGAGCGCTACAAAGAGGCCGGCGTGGATCGTATCGTCGCGCTGCGTGGCGACATTCCCTCCGGCATGGGCTCCGTGGCACAACTGGTGTACGCCAACGAACTGGTGGCGTTTATCCGCCGCCATACTGGTGACCATTTCCAGCTGGAGGTTGCCGCCTACCCGGAAATCCATCCGGAAGCGGAAAGCTATGACGACGATATCCGCTTTTTGAAAGGCAAGTTCGAGGCCGGCGCCGACAGTGGCCTGACCCAATACTTCTACAATCCGGATGCGTACTTTTACTTTATGGATCAGTGCGAGAAGGCGGGCATCAACAAGCCCATCTACCCGGGCATCATGCCGATCACCAACTTCGCCAACCTGGCGCGCTTCTCCCGCAACTGCGGCGCGGAAATTCCGCGTTGGCTGAAGTACCGCATGGAGAGCTATCGCGATCCGGAAGATGTGAAAAAGCTGGGGCTGGAAGTAGTCACCGACCTGTGTGAGACCCTGCTGGACGGTGGCGCGCCCGGCCTGCACTTTTACACCATGAACCAGGTTGAGCCTACCAGCAGTATTCTGAAGGCCCTGGACATTAATGGCTGAGAGCGTACTCTTGTAATACCACAAAAAAGCGCGGATCAGTCCGCGCTTTTTTGTGGGTATGATTTCGATTTGCTCATTCGCACATTGATCGGCTTGCCGTTGTAATTCATCACCCGCACCACCAGTCTCCGATTCTGCGCCCGCCCCAGTTCACTGTCATTGTCGGCAATGGGATCCGAATCTCCATACCCCTGCGCCTCTACCCGCTCGGCACTGATACCCCGCTCGAGCAGGAATTGTTTGACCCAATTGGCACGCCACTGGGACAGCTTCTGGTTTTTTGCTGAATCTCCCGCATTGTCCGTATGCCCCTCAACGGCGATTTTCAGGTCCGGGAAATCCCGCATGATAACGAGCAGCGCCTCTACATCATCGAGAGTATTCATCTTCGGTGCAAAGCCACCGGGTTCGAAATCAACATCCAGAATGAATGTGTCACTCTGCCGCTGTTGCCCCATCAGAAAACGCACCATGGCATCGCCAAATGGCGCCGCGTCGCGAGCGGCCTGCTCTCTGTCGCCACCGGTGACCAGGTCGCGCGGATCCAGGGTGTACTTCTTGGTCGGATCAGGGCAACCCGTTAACAGCAACGCAGCAAAGACTGTGGAAACGATCGCAATATGGGGTCGCGGGGGCAAAACAGGCATAGAGCCGCTTCCTCTTGGTGAATGATAGAAGGCGGTTCGCGCATTGTAGGATCGCCCGATGCCAATCCGTAGCCTAATCCTGAGCGAGACGCAGAGCACGGTTTCTGAGATGATCACGGGCACCCTAACCTTTAACGCACCCCCTAACCTTGCCTACGCCGGGGAGATCGACATGAACAAACAACTGATTCTTACCCTTGTTGGGGCCATCGGCATCGTGCTGGCTCTGGTATTAGGCTCAAGCGTTAGTGCCCAGCAAATCGTGAGCGTAGATCCCGGCGATGCGTGGTTGGATGCGAGTGAGGGGTATCAGGAGAAAGTTACCTGGCGCGTGGCGAGCCACGGTGGCGCGGCGTCGCCACGGGGCGTTTTTGTCAATCTGGACAACAGCCAAGAACTGGCAGTGGTGGACCGGATTCTCGAGTTTTCAGGTAATCGCGGCGAGGTAACCGAGACGGTACAGATCTCTGCGCAACAAGTGCACCAGTGGCACGCACAGGGTGTGCGCCGGGTGGGTTACCGCCG
The Microbulbifer celer DNA segment above includes these coding regions:
- the metF gene encoding methylenetetrahydrofolate reductase [NAD(P)H] encodes the protein MEQNMSQLRISFEFFPPKTEQGREKLYNTREQLQAFNPAFFSLTYGAGGTTRDTTANIVTGLRKDGISIAPHLSFGGDNEEIVLGLLERYKEAGVDRIVALRGDIPSGMGSVAQLVYANELVAFIRRHTGDHFQLEVAAYPEIHPEAESYDDDIRFLKGKFEAGADSGLTQYFYNPDAYFYFMDQCEKAGINKPIYPGIMPITNFANLARFSRNCGAEIPRWLKYRMESYRDPEDVKKLGLEVVTDLCETLLDGGAPGLHFYTMNQVEPTSSILKALDING
- the metK gene encoding methionine adenosyltransferase, which gives rise to MSEYSIFTSESVSEGHPDKIADQISDAVLDALLARDKNARVACETLVKTGIAVIAGEISTSAWVDLEDLVRKVITDIGYTSSDVGYDGETCGVINVIGKQSVDIAQGVDRVKPEDQGAGDQGLMFGYATDETPTFMPSPVYYAHRLVERQAEARKSGLLPWLRPDAKSQVTFRYDESGKPCAIDAVVLSTQHNEEVSQEDLREAVLELIVHHVLPAELLHEDTKFHINPTGKFVIGGPVGDCGLTGRKIIVDTYGGSARHGGGAFSGKDPSKVDRSAAYAGRYVAKNIVAAGLANRCEIQVSYAIGVAEPTSVSINTFGTGKVSDDKLIELVRENFDLRPYAISKALDLLHPMYQLTAAYGHFGREPFEHTYQWTDSNGKQQTETFTAFPWEKTDKAETLRAQAGI
- the ahcY gene encoding adenosylhomocysteinase, which encodes MSTEFKDFKVADISLADWGRKEIEIAEGEMPALITLREKYRAEQPLAGARIMGCIHMTIQTAVLIETLVALGAEVRWSSCNIFSTQDHAAAAIAASGVPVFAWKGETEEEYEWCLERTIGADVAGWQPNLILDDGGDLTELLHRKYPELLDKCHGISEETTTGVHRLQDMLKAGTLKVPAINVNDAVTKSKNDNKYGCRHSLNDAIKRGTDHLLAGKKALVIGYGDVGKGSAASLRQEGMIVKVTEVDPICAMQACMDGFELVSPYINGVNDGSESCINKALLANTDLIVTTTGNVNVCDANMLKALKSGAVVSNIGHFDNEIDTAFMRENWEWQEVKPQVHKIVRNADNNDHLLLLSEGRLVNLGNATGHPSRIMDGSFANQVLAQIHLYKEKFAELPADQKVSALYVKVLPKHLDEEVAKYMVEGFGGVITRMTEDQANYIGVSVDGPYKPESYKY
- a CDS encoding OmpA family protein, which gives rise to MPVLPPRPHIAIVSTVFAALLLTGCPDPTKKYTLDPRDLVTGGDREQAARDAAPFGDAMVRFLMGQQRQSDTFILDVDFEPGGFAPKMNTLDDVEALLVIMRDFPDLKIAVEGHTDNAGDSAKNQKLSQWRANWVKQFLLERGISAERVEAQGYGDSDPIADNDSELGRAQNRRLVVRVMNYNGKPINVRMSKSKSYPQKSAD